A genomic segment from Nocardia cyriacigeorgica GUH-2 encodes:
- a CDS encoding RNA polymerase sigma-70 factor has product MTSPDDGQQVFDEYRNLLFAVAYRILGTAADAEDAVQDAWLKWSAAERSRVSDPKGYLARIVSNLAMDRLRSTRHQRETYVGPWLPEPILTSGDIVDDVTGAESVSMAMLVVLETLSPIERAVFVLKEVFDFSYAEIADAVDRSEEAVRQAAHRARGHVQARRPRFSADRTTQRDVTTRFVAAAAGGDINTLMDLLAPDVTLWTDGGGKVRQALRPVVGAQPVAAWFAKLGSSSYQGVDPADIRAELVEINGGTGILFRAPDRILATLTVTIDPDGRIIALHNVANPDKLHAITEGAVHDLGNR; this is encoded by the coding sequence ATGACCTCGCCCGATGACGGCCAGCAGGTCTTCGACGAGTACCGCAACCTGCTCTTCGCCGTCGCCTACCGCATCCTCGGCACCGCCGCCGACGCCGAGGACGCGGTGCAGGACGCCTGGCTGAAGTGGTCGGCCGCCGAACGTTCCCGGGTGAGCGACCCCAAGGGCTACCTCGCGCGAATCGTGTCCAACCTGGCGATGGACCGGTTGCGCTCGACCCGCCACCAACGCGAAACCTACGTCGGCCCGTGGCTGCCGGAGCCCATTCTGACCAGCGGCGACATCGTCGACGACGTCACCGGCGCGGAATCGGTGTCGATGGCGATGCTGGTGGTGCTGGAGACGCTGAGCCCGATCGAGCGCGCGGTCTTCGTGCTCAAGGAGGTTTTCGACTTCAGCTACGCCGAAATCGCCGACGCCGTCGACCGCTCCGAGGAGGCCGTGCGCCAAGCCGCCCACCGCGCCCGCGGCCACGTCCAGGCGCGCCGCCCGCGGTTCAGCGCCGACCGCACCACCCAGCGCGACGTCACCACCCGGTTCGTCGCGGCCGCCGCCGGCGGCGACATCAACACCCTCATGGACCTGCTGGCCCCCGACGTCACACTGTGGACCGACGGCGGCGGCAAGGTCCGCCAGGCCCTGCGCCCAGTCGTGGGCGCCCAGCCGGTGGCCGCCTGGTTCGCCAAGCTCGGTTCCAGCAGCTACCAGGGCGTCGACCCCGCCGACATCCGCGCCGAACTGGTCGAGATCAACGGCGGCACCGGCATCCTCTTCCGCGCCCCCGACCGAATCCTGGCCACCCTCACCGTCACCATCGACCCGGACGGCCGCATCATCGCCCTCCACAACGTCGCCAACCCGGACAAGTTGCACGCCATCACCGAAGGCGCGGTGCACGATCTCGGTAATCGCTGA
- a CDS encoding Rv3235 family protein, with protein MRSGCGAGVAAPPRRTPCSAPAADRTPAAAHAFAERTVRAILEALDRRRPLNQLTALVSADVHARLRTLAGGDLAPGRRLGPAVLVRVDIAHDNTPDAEIFARYRRGPRHFALAGRITRSRRHGWRLTALRIN; from the coding sequence GTGAGGTCTGGTTGCGGGGCCGGGGTCGCGGCGCCTCCTCGTCGAACACCATGCTCGGCTCCCGCGGCCGACCGGACTCCGGCTGCCGCACACGCCTTCGCCGAGCGAACCGTCCGCGCCATCCTCGAAGCCCTCGACCGCCGCCGCCCCCTCAACCAGCTCACGGCCCTGGTGAGTGCCGACGTGCACGCGCGACTGCGCACCCTGGCCGGCGGTGATCTCGCACCCGGACGCCGCCTGGGGCCCGCTGTTCTGGTGCGAGTCGACATTGCCCACGACAACACCCCGGACGCCGAAATCTTCGCCCGCTACCGGCGCGGACCACGCCACTTCGCCCTGGCCGGCCGCATCACCCGCTCACGCCGCCACGGCTGGCGCCTCACGGCACTCCGCATCAATTAG
- a CDS encoding MMPL family transporter — MTAWARFVVGRPRTVLAVVIGAMLLCALYGASAAEKVGAAGFTDPGSESSRVDALVRAQVGPTMADIVAIYTAPDGQTLDEIGPRISAALDRIDPALLERPVESYWHSTPPRTQFLRSADGRQGLAVVFLAGDENQRITAFDAVEPDLLVPGIDTRLAGYSALADEITTRSQRDLIVAESISIPITLLILVLVFGGLAAASMPVLVGALAVGGSLAAIRALTEFTEVTTFAVNIASLIGLGMAIDYGLFLVTRFREEIGAGHAVHDAIERTCATAGRTVAFSASLLICAFAGTFVFPQPVLKSLGFGAIAAVALAAVLSLTVLPAMLALFGARIGAGRERGRTERFWGRVVDAVLRRPGVVAVAVSALLLLVAAPLLGVRLGDIDHRALPPDNAMRTTVEELTERFPAANSGVTAVLRGADGAPSADAVTQVMREIGAIPGVGPVFQAGRATDFVVVHAMLDSADRSDAAIAVVEAVRALEPPAGTELRVGGDTAATVDSVDSIIAAMPWMIAVMVVATLLLLGIAFRSIVLPVKAVAMAFVSLAATFGILTWIFHDGHLAGLLGVTPGPLAAGMVVLIIAVVFGLSTDYEVFLLSRMVEAHQAGASTAESVRLGTLRTARVITAAAVLLIIVTGAFTLSPLTPMRFLGLGMILALIIDATLVRMLLVPALVQLMGPLNWWMPGSKRGGGAVDDSRQSKTREPISSAAGG, encoded by the coding sequence ATGACGGCGTGGGCGCGATTCGTCGTCGGCCGGCCGCGCACTGTGCTCGCGGTCGTGATCGGGGCGATGCTGTTGTGCGCGCTGTACGGCGCGAGCGCGGCCGAGAAGGTCGGCGCCGCCGGATTCACCGATCCCGGTAGCGAATCCAGTCGCGTCGACGCCCTGGTCCGTGCGCAGGTGGGGCCGACCATGGCCGATATCGTCGCCATCTACACCGCGCCGGACGGGCAGACCCTCGACGAGATCGGGCCGCGGATCAGCGCCGCACTCGACCGGATCGACCCGGCACTGCTGGAACGGCCGGTGGAAAGCTATTGGCACAGTACGCCGCCGCGCACCCAGTTCCTGCGCTCGGCCGACGGCCGCCAAGGGCTCGCGGTGGTGTTCCTGGCAGGCGATGAGAACCAGCGGATCACCGCTTTCGATGCGGTCGAACCCGATCTGCTGGTGCCCGGCATCGATACCCGGCTGGCCGGCTACAGCGCGCTGGCCGACGAGATCACCACCCGATCCCAGCGCGATCTGATTGTCGCCGAGTCGATCTCGATCCCGATCACGCTGCTGATCCTGGTGCTGGTGTTCGGTGGGCTGGCGGCCGCATCGATGCCGGTGCTGGTCGGTGCGCTCGCGGTGGGCGGTTCGCTGGCGGCGATCCGGGCGCTGACCGAGTTCACCGAGGTCACCACGTTCGCGGTGAATATCGCGTCGTTGATCGGGCTCGGTATGGCCATCGACTACGGACTGTTCCTGGTCACCCGGTTCCGCGAGGAGATCGGTGCCGGTCACGCCGTGCACGATGCGATCGAACGGACCTGCGCGACGGCCGGTCGCACCGTTGCCTTCTCGGCGTCACTGCTGATCTGCGCTTTCGCCGGGACGTTCGTCTTCCCGCAGCCGGTGCTGAAATCGCTCGGGTTCGGTGCGATCGCCGCGGTCGCGCTGGCGGCCGTGCTGTCGCTGACGGTGCTGCCCGCGATGCTCGCGCTATTCGGCGCCAGGATCGGGGCCGGGCGGGAACGCGGTCGGACCGAACGGTTCTGGGGCCGGGTGGTCGATGCGGTGCTGCGTCGTCCGGGTGTGGTCGCCGTCGCGGTGTCGGCGCTGTTGCTGCTGGTGGCGGCGCCGCTGCTGGGGGTCCGGCTCGGCGATATCGACCATCGGGCGCTGCCGCCGGACAATGCCATGCGCACCACGGTCGAGGAACTGACCGAGCGGTTCCCGGCCGCCAACAGCGGTGTGACCGCGGTACTGAGGGGTGCCGACGGCGCGCCGTCGGCCGATGCGGTCACACAGGTGATGCGTGAGATCGGCGCCATACCCGGGGTAGGACCGGTGTTCCAGGCCGGGCGGGCCACTGATTTCGTGGTCGTGCACGCGATGCTCGACAGTGCCGACCGCAGCGACGCGGCCATCGCCGTCGTCGAGGCGGTGCGGGCGCTCGAACCTCCGGCCGGAACCGAACTGCGCGTCGGCGGCGATACCGCCGCGACCGTGGACAGCGTGGACTCGATCATCGCCGCCATGCCGTGGATGATCGCGGTGATGGTGGTGGCGACACTGCTGTTGCTCGGCATCGCCTTCCGCTCGATCGTGCTGCCGGTCAAGGCGGTGGCCATGGCCTTCGTCAGCCTCGCCGCCACCTTCGGCATCCTGACCTGGATCTTCCACGACGGACATCTGGCCGGATTACTCGGCGTGACACCGGGACCGCTCGCCGCCGGCATGGTCGTGCTGATCATCGCGGTGGTGTTCGGCCTGTCCACCGACTACGAGGTGTTCCTCCTGTCACGGATGGTCGAAGCCCACCAGGCCGGCGCGAGCACCGCCGAATCGGTCCGCCTCGGCACCCTGCGCACCGCCCGCGTCATCACCGCCGCCGCGGTCCTGCTGATCATCGTCACCGGCGCCTTCACCCTCTCCCCCCTCACCCCGATGCGCTTCCTCGGCCTCGGCATGATCTTGGCCCTGATCATCGACGCCACCCTGGTGCGCATGCTGCTGGTCCCGGCGCTGGTTCAGCTCATGGGGCCGCTCAACTGGTGGATGCCGGGGTCGAAGCGGGGTGGTGGTGCAGTCGACGATTCCCGGCAATCGAAGACACGAGAACCGATCTCGAGCGCCGCAGGCGGGTGA
- a CDS encoding NAD-dependent epimerase/dehydratase family protein yields MKVLVTGASGFLGGALVRRLVREGGYEVTILARPSSNLGDLAELDGVRVVTGDLTDEVSLRRATEGIDVVFHSAARVDERGTRRQFWAENVRATEVLLDSARRHGASRFVFISSPSALMDRDGGDQLDVDESLPYPRRYLNRYSETKAAAERAVLAADAPGFRTCALRPRAIWGAGDRSGPIVRLLGRTAARALPDLSFGRTVYASLCHVDNIVDACVKAATADGAALGGKAYFIADAERTDVWGFLAAVATDLGYAPPSRTPNPRVVRAAVAVIETIWLLPPIATRWSPPLSRYVVALLTRSATYDTAAAARDLGYRPVIDRDTGLASFLSWLDANGGITELTRTLR; encoded by the coding sequence ATGAAGGTTCTGGTGACCGGCGCGTCCGGTTTCCTCGGTGGCGCGCTGGTGCGCCGGCTGGTGCGCGAGGGCGGGTACGAGGTGACGATCCTGGCGCGCCCCAGCAGCAATCTGGGCGACCTGGCCGAACTCGACGGCGTGCGCGTGGTCACCGGCGATCTCACCGACGAAGTCTCGCTGCGCCGCGCGACCGAGGGCATCGACGTGGTGTTCCACAGCGCGGCCCGGGTCGACGAACGCGGCACCCGCCGCCAGTTCTGGGCCGAGAACGTCCGCGCGACCGAGGTGCTGCTGGACTCCGCGCGCAGGCACGGCGCGTCGCGGTTCGTGTTCATCTCCAGTCCGAGCGCGCTGATGGACCGCGACGGCGGCGATCAGCTCGACGTCGACGAATCACTGCCGTATCCGCGCCGGTATCTGAACCGCTACTCGGAGACCAAGGCCGCCGCCGAGCGCGCGGTGCTGGCCGCCGACGCGCCCGGATTCCGCACCTGTGCCTTGCGGCCGCGCGCGATCTGGGGCGCGGGTGACCGCTCCGGCCCGATCGTGCGACTGCTCGGACGCACCGCGGCGCGCGCGCTGCCGGACCTGTCGTTCGGCCGGACGGTCTACGCGTCGCTGTGCCACGTGGACAATATCGTGGACGCCTGTGTGAAGGCCGCGACCGCCGACGGCGCCGCCCTCGGCGGCAAGGCGTACTTCATCGCCGACGCCGAACGCACCGATGTCTGGGGCTTTCTCGCCGCCGTCGCCACCGACCTCGGCTACGCCCCGCCGAGTCGCACCCCGAATCCCCGCGTGGTGCGCGCCGCCGTCGCGGTGATCGAGACGATCTGGCTGCTGCCACCGATCGCCACCCGCTGGTCGCCACCGTTGTCGCGGTATGTGGTCGCCCTGCTCACCCGCTCCGCAACATACGACACCGCCGCCGCGGCCCGCGACCTGGGCTACCGCCCCGTCATCGACCGCGACACCGGCCTCGCGTCCTTCCTGTCCTGGCTCGACGCCAACGGCGGCATCACCGAACTCACCCGGACGCTGCGCTAG
- a CDS encoding fatty acid CoA ligase family protein: protein MSTATYWQAIDRFRAVAQAEPEREAVIFATDAPAGSPPTYRTVSYRELDRWSDTIAERLTARGVRAGTRTIVLVLPSPELYAIMLGLLKIGAVPVVIDPGMGLRKMVHCLRAVQAEAFIGIPQAHAVRLLFRRSFRRVRTSLTVGRTWGWGGDTLDGWGREPSGAAPERTPADPGEVLLIAFTTGSTGPAKAVELTHGNLAAMVEQVHAARDGIAPGTSLITLPLVGILDLLLGARCVLPPLIPSKVGSTDPAHVVDAINRFGVRTMFASPAVLIPLLRQLRQRPTSLPTLDSVFSGGAPVPHWCIAGLREVLHAEARVYAGYGSTEALPMATIESRELLDGLVERTRRGDGVCIGRPSDRIEARVIAITDDPLPTWADAEARASELSRTRGVGELVVCGPNVSTRYYWPDRANTAGKIAEGDRVWHRTGDLATIDEQGRIWFCGRKSQRVVTASGPMFTVQVEQMFNAVAGVARTALVGVGAPGAQRPVLCVEAEPGADTASVVSALRALATQSELTTAVDDFLIHPSFPVDIRHNAKIGREKLAVWSGKRLRGSAR, encoded by the coding sequence GTGAGTACCGCGACCTACTGGCAGGCGATCGACCGGTTCCGGGCGGTCGCGCAGGCCGAACCGGAGCGCGAGGCGGTCATCTTCGCCACCGATGCGCCGGCGGGCAGCCCACCCACCTACCGGACGGTGAGCTACCGCGAGCTCGATCGCTGGTCCGACACCATTGCCGAACGGCTCACCGCGCGCGGGGTGCGGGCCGGAACCCGCACCATCGTGCTGGTGCTGCCGAGCCCCGAGTTGTACGCGATCATGCTGGGGCTGTTGAAGATCGGTGCGGTGCCCGTCGTCATCGATCCGGGCATGGGGTTGCGCAAGATGGTGCACTGCTTGCGGGCGGTGCAGGCCGAGGCGTTCATCGGTATCCCGCAGGCGCATGCGGTGCGGTTGCTGTTCCGGCGCAGCTTCCGGCGCGTGCGCACCAGCCTCACCGTCGGCCGCACCTGGGGCTGGGGTGGCGACACGCTCGACGGCTGGGGTCGCGAACCGAGCGGCGCCGCACCCGAGCGGACGCCCGCCGATCCGGGCGAGGTGCTGCTGATCGCCTTCACCACCGGCAGCACTGGTCCGGCCAAAGCGGTGGAACTGACCCACGGCAACCTCGCGGCCATGGTGGAGCAGGTGCACGCGGCGCGCGATGGCATCGCCCCGGGCACCTCGCTGATCACGCTGCCGCTGGTGGGGATTCTCGATCTGCTGCTCGGTGCGCGCTGTGTGCTACCGCCGCTGATTCCCAGCAAGGTCGGGTCCACCGATCCGGCGCATGTGGTCGATGCGATCAACCGGTTCGGCGTGCGGACGATGTTCGCCTCACCTGCCGTGCTGATTCCGCTGTTGCGGCAGCTGCGGCAGCGACCGACCTCGCTGCCGACCCTCGACAGTGTCTTCTCCGGCGGCGCACCCGTGCCGCACTGGTGCATCGCGGGATTGCGCGAGGTGCTGCACGCCGAGGCCCGGGTCTACGCCGGCTACGGCTCGACCGAAGCGCTGCCGATGGCGACGATCGAATCGCGGGAGCTGCTGGACGGTCTGGTGGAACGCACTCGGCGCGGGGACGGCGTCTGCATCGGACGCCCTTCGGACCGGATCGAAGCCCGCGTTATCGCCATCACCGACGATCCGCTGCCGACCTGGGCCGATGCCGAAGCGCGTGCGAGCGAACTGAGCCGTACGCGGGGCGTCGGTGAGCTCGTTGTCTGCGGCCCCAACGTCAGCACTCGGTATTACTGGCCGGACCGGGCCAACACCGCCGGGAAAATCGCCGAGGGTGACCGCGTCTGGCACCGCACCGGTGACCTGGCCACCATCGACGAGCAGGGCCGGATCTGGTTCTGCGGACGCAAGAGTCAGCGCGTCGTCACGGCCTCGGGACCGATGTTCACTGTCCAGGTGGAGCAGATGTTCAATGCCGTCGCGGGCGTGGCACGCACCGCCCTGGTCGGTGTGGGTGCGCCGGGCGCTCAGCGTCCGGTGCTGTGTGTGGAAGCCGAGCCCGGGGCGGACACTGCGTCGGTGGTGTCGGCCCTGCGGGCTCTCGCTACACAGTCGGAGCTCACCACGGCGGTCGACGACTTCTTGATCCACCCCTCGTTCCCGGTGGATATCCGGCACAACGCCAAGATCGGCCGGGAGAAACTCGCGGTCTGGTCCGGGAAACGACTGCGCGGGAGTGCCCGGTGA
- a CDS encoding 3-oxoacyl-ACP synthase III family protein has protein sequence MLHSRFESIGAYLPSKTVTTDEVLAQLAIPPSFDLERITGVAERRVRDTRPESHEDSFTLAVAAASDCLSRSRYAPTEIDVIISTSITRSKHATRMYMEPSFASSIARAIGAKQAITFDISNACAGMLTGTYILDRMIRSGAVRNGLVVSGEAITPISETAVNEISEKYDLQFASLTVGDSGCALMLDQAVDDADKIHYIEMMTASEYSHLCLGMPSDKTQGVALYTDNRKMHNESRFLLWTDTQRDFLAKRGRSFADEEFDYIIHHQFGAAAVPYMNAIGEREFGTPMPPDLNVIHKYGNTSTTSHFIVLHDQLGQDGIPAGSKVLMIPAASGVVTGFLSTTISSLKV, from the coding sequence GTGCTGCATTCTCGATTCGAATCCATCGGCGCCTATCTGCCTTCGAAGACCGTCACCACCGATGAGGTGCTGGCGCAGTTGGCGATTCCGCCGTCATTCGATCTCGAGCGGATCACCGGCGTCGCCGAGCGCCGCGTCCGCGATACCCGCCCGGAGAGCCACGAGGATTCGTTCACCCTGGCCGTCGCCGCCGCGAGTGACTGTTTATCCAGGTCACGTTATGCGCCAACGGAGATCGACGTCATCATCTCGACCTCGATCACGCGCAGCAAGCATGCGACCCGCATGTACATGGAGCCGTCGTTCGCCTCCTCCATCGCCCGCGCGATCGGCGCGAAACAGGCCATCACTTTCGATATTTCGAACGCCTGCGCCGGAATGCTCACCGGAACGTACATTCTCGATCGGATGATTCGTTCGGGTGCTGTCCGCAATGGACTCGTGGTGAGCGGTGAGGCCATCACCCCTATTTCCGAAACCGCGGTGAACGAGATTTCGGAGAAATACGATCTGCAATTCGCCTCGCTCACCGTCGGCGATTCCGGATGCGCGCTGATGCTCGATCAGGCCGTCGACGACGCCGACAAGATCCACTACATCGAGATGATGACCGCCTCGGAATACTCGCACCTGTGCCTGGGCATGCCGAGCGACAAGACCCAGGGCGTGGCCCTGTACACCGATAACCGCAAGATGCACAACGAGTCCCGGTTCCTGCTGTGGACCGACACCCAGCGCGACTTCCTGGCCAAGCGTGGGCGCAGCTTCGCCGACGAGGAATTCGACTACATCATCCATCACCAGTTCGGCGCGGCGGCGGTCCCGTACATGAACGCGATCGGTGAGCGGGAGTTCGGTACGCCGATGCCGCCGGACCTCAATGTGATCCACAAGTACGGCAACACCTCCACCACCTCGCATTTCATCGTGCTGCACGATCAGCTCGGCCAGGACGGAATTCCGGCCGGATCCAAGGTGCTGATGATTCCGGCGGCCTCGGGGGTCGTGACCGGGTTCCTGTCCACCACCATCTCCTCCCTGAAGGTGTGA
- a CDS encoding TetR/AcrR family transcriptional regulator codes for MSETTARRGRPPQTKQQAEEVRARIVLATAEVFSRTGTRGLSVAQIIEQAGIARPTFYRYFANANEPLLLVLDASNEGLVSGIRNALTVTAEGVELGIRLIDAFLDWARGHGPMLRPLFAELHDPASPVSGYREQALDDIRATVREKFTELGRPVPSPLDLDAALHVCEYVVYRISAGAEPGSEPDPDTVAAARVTMIRVVLATLGNTDDLTYAMELPGIFPPAPR; via the coding sequence ATGTCTGAGACCACCGCGCGACGCGGCCGGCCACCGCAGACCAAACAGCAGGCCGAAGAGGTGCGGGCCCGGATCGTGCTGGCCACCGCCGAGGTCTTCAGCAGGACCGGCACGCGCGGTCTGAGCGTCGCCCAGATCATCGAGCAGGCCGGCATCGCCCGGCCGACGTTCTATCGCTATTTCGCCAATGCAAACGAACCGCTGCTGCTGGTGCTCGATGCGTCCAATGAGGGCCTTGTCAGCGGCATCCGTAATGCCCTGACCGTCACCGCCGAAGGCGTCGAACTCGGCATCCGTCTCATCGACGCGTTCCTGGACTGGGCGCGCGGACACGGGCCGATGCTGCGCCCGCTGTTCGCCGAACTGCACGATCCGGCCTCACCGGTGTCCGGTTATCGCGAGCAGGCCCTCGACGATATCCGCGCCACCGTGCGCGAGAAATTCACCGAACTCGGCAGGCCGGTCCCCTCGCCCTTGGATCTGGATGCCGCGCTGCATGTCTGCGAATACGTGGTCTACCGCATCTCGGCCGGCGCCGAGCCCGGCTCCGAACCGGATCCGGATACCGTCGCGGCCGCACGCGTCACCATGATCCGGGTGGTCCTGGCAACGCTCGGCAATACCGACGACCTCACCTACGCGATGGAATTGCCGGGGATCTTCCCGCCCGCGCCACGGTAA
- a CDS encoding succinic semialdehyde dehydrogenase produces the protein MTTARHAAAEVLSPALVKPLLARAAAGGAPSVEVFAPATGRKIADLPQSSIADLDAAFDRARQAQRAWAARPIRERVAVLRRFHDIVLAEQDTILDIVQTEAGKSRVHAFDEVGDVAVNSRYYASVAEKLLATRKPRGVLPVLTKVDVRNRPKGVVAVISPWNYPLALAVSDALPALVAGNAVVGRPDNQTALTALWAVDAAERAGLPAGLWQIVLGRGAVIGGEVIARADYVDYTGSSATGRTIAKQAGERLIGYSLELGGKNPLLVLADADVSAAAKTAVRACFASAGQLCESMERIYVHDAVYDRFVREFVANVEAMKLGAELDYRADMGSLTFQRQLDTVRAHVEDAVAKGATVLAGGKHRPDLGPYFFEPTVLGDVKPGMTVYREETFGPVVSVYRVSSDDEAVEQANDTAYGLNASVWTKNTARGREVAARINAGSVNVNEGFIAAWGSADAPSGGLGISGTGRRHGPEGLLKYIDTQTIAVQRMLPIAPLPGMSEELWAKTMTLYFGLMKTLRQK, from the coding sequence ATGACGACTGCCCGGCACGCCGCCGCCGAAGTGCTGTCCCCGGCGCTGGTGAAACCGCTGCTCGCCCGCGCCGCCGCGGGCGGTGCGCCGTCGGTGGAGGTCTTCGCCCCGGCCACCGGCCGCAAGATCGCCGACCTGCCGCAGTCCTCGATCGCCGATCTCGACGCCGCCTTCGACCGCGCCCGCCAGGCCCAGCGCGCCTGGGCGGCGCGCCCGATCCGGGAGCGGGTCGCGGTGCTGCGCCGCTTCCACGACATCGTGCTGGCCGAACAGGACACCATCCTCGACATCGTGCAGACCGAGGCCGGCAAGTCCCGGGTGCACGCTTTCGACGAGGTCGGCGACGTCGCGGTCAACTCCCGCTACTACGCCTCGGTCGCGGAGAAGCTGCTGGCCACCCGCAAGCCGCGCGGGGTGCTGCCGGTGCTGACCAAGGTCGATGTGCGCAACCGGCCCAAGGGCGTCGTCGCGGTCATCTCGCCGTGGAACTACCCGCTGGCGCTGGCCGTATCCGACGCACTGCCGGCCCTGGTCGCGGGCAACGCCGTCGTCGGCCGCCCGGACAACCAGACCGCGCTGACCGCGCTGTGGGCGGTCGACGCCGCCGAACGCGCCGGGCTGCCCGCGGGCCTGTGGCAGATCGTGCTCGGCCGCGGCGCCGTCATCGGCGGTGAGGTGATCGCGCGCGCCGACTACGTCGACTACACCGGCTCCAGCGCCACCGGCCGCACCATCGCCAAGCAGGCGGGCGAGCGGCTCATCGGCTACTCCCTCGAACTCGGCGGCAAGAACCCGCTGCTGGTGCTCGCCGACGCCGACGTGTCGGCCGCCGCCAAGACCGCGGTGCGGGCCTGCTTCGCCTCGGCCGGCCAGCTGTGCGAATCGATGGAGCGCATCTACGTCCACGACGCCGTCTACGACCGGTTCGTGCGCGAGTTCGTCGCCAATGTGGAGGCCATGAAGCTCGGCGCCGAGCTGGACTACCGCGCCGATATGGGTTCGCTGACCTTCCAGCGACAACTGGACACGGTGCGCGCGCACGTCGAGGACGCGGTTGCCAAGGGCGCGACGGTACTCGCCGGCGGCAAGCACCGCCCCGATCTCGGCCCCTACTTCTTCGAGCCGACCGTGCTCGGCGATGTGAAGCCCGGCATGACCGTCTACCGCGAGGAAACCTTCGGCCCGGTGGTGTCGGTGTACCGCGTGAGCAGCGATGACGAGGCCGTCGAACAGGCCAACGACACCGCCTACGGCCTCAACGCCAGCGTCTGGACCAAGAACACCGCCCGCGGACGCGAGGTCGCGGCGCGGATCAATGCCGGTTCGGTCAACGTCAACGAGGGCTTCATCGCGGCCTGGGGCAGCGCTGACGCGCCGTCGGGCGGTCTCGGTATCTCCGGCACCGGCCGCCGCCACGGCCCCGAGGGCCTGCTCAAGTACATCGACACCCAGACCATCGCGGTGCAGCGGATGCTGCCCATCGCGCCGCTGCCCGGGATGTCGGAAGAGCTGTGGGCCAAGACTATGACGCTGTACTTCGGCCTGATGAAGACACTGCGCCAGAAGTGA
- a CDS encoding SDR family oxidoreductase, protein MKLESVAGKKVLITGAAMGLGKLFAERAVRENAAAVVLWDINEVALKSTAAELTALGGTIHHFVVDVSAPEQISEAARAVREEVGDIDILVNNAGIVRGNTYFWETTNRADIDKTMAINSLAPMYVTLEFLPAMVAGSGQARVLNIASSAGLVSNPRMSVYAASKWAALGWSDSVRIELEQAGHDHVKVTTVCPTYIDTGMFDGAKGFLLTPILKQEEVVETSWREMKNGGALVILPWTSRLNKALSGILPLKLRDLFLDTVGVYRSMEEFTGRK, encoded by the coding sequence ATGAAACTGGAATCGGTCGCGGGCAAGAAGGTGCTGATCACCGGTGCCGCCATGGGGCTGGGCAAGCTGTTCGCCGAGCGCGCCGTGCGCGAGAACGCCGCGGCGGTGGTGCTGTGGGATATCAACGAGGTCGCGCTGAAGAGCACCGCCGCCGAACTGACCGCACTCGGCGGCACCATCCACCACTTCGTCGTCGACGTCTCCGCCCCCGAGCAGATCAGCGAGGCCGCTCGAGCGGTGCGCGAGGAAGTCGGCGATATCGACATCCTGGTCAACAACGCCGGAATCGTGCGCGGCAACACCTACTTCTGGGAGACCACCAACCGCGCCGACATCGACAAGACCATGGCGATCAACTCGCTGGCCCCGATGTATGTCACCCTCGAATTCCTGCCCGCCATGGTCGCAGGCAGCGGCCAGGCCCGGGTGCTGAACATCGCGTCCTCGGCCGGGCTGGTGTCGAACCCGCGGATGAGCGTCTACGCGGCCTCCAAGTGGGCGGCGCTCGGCTGGTCGGATTCGGTGCGCATCGAACTCGAGCAGGCCGGCCACGACCACGTCAAGGTGACCACGGTCTGCCCCACCTACATCGACACCGGAATGTTCGACGGCGCCAAAGGTTTCCTGCTCACCCCGATCCTGAAGCAGGAAGAGGTGGTCGAGACCTCCTGGCGGGAGATGAAAAACGGTGGCGCTCTGGTGATCCTGCCGTGGACCTCACGGCTGAACAAGGCGCTGTCGGGCATCCTGCCGCTCAAACTGCGCGACCTGTTCCTCGACACCGTGGGTGTGTACCGGTCGATGGAGGAGTTCACCGGGCGGAAGTAG